The genomic region GCTGCGCGGCCAGCTTGAGCACCCGCGGCCCCAGCGCGGCCAGCACCCGCCGGCTGGTCGGCACCTTCTTGGCGTCCAGCGCGTCGAGGTACTCGACGAGCACGTCGTAGGGCTTGCGGTACTCCTCGGTGTGCTCGGGATGACCGATCCCGATGCCGAGCAGGAAGCGTCCCGGGAACGCCTTCTCCACCCGGTGGTACGCGTCGGCGACCTCCTCGGCCGGAGCCGTCCACACGTTGAGGATCCCGGTCGCGACCTGCAGGCGCTCGGTGGCCTCCAGGATCGGTTCGACGTAGGACAAGTCGGCCGCCGGTGACCCGCCGATCCACACCGCGCCGTAGCCGAGCCTCTCGATCTCGGCGGCCTGCTCGGGGGTGGGGGCACCGAAGATCCAGACGCCGTAGCGGCCGAGATCGGGTTTCAGCTCAGTCATGCGGATCCTTTCGACAGTCCGAGCGGACCCGCCAGTTCACGCAACGCGTCCACCAGTTTGTCCGGCGAGGTGAGCACCTGCACCGGCACGTGATCGGCCCCCGCGTCGCGGTGCTCGCCGAG from Mycolicibacterium phlei harbors:
- a CDS encoding LLM class F420-dependent oxidoreductase: MTELKPDLGRYGVWIFGAPTPEQAAEIERLGYGAVWIGGSPAADLSYVEPILEATERLQVATGILNVWTAPAEEVADAYHRVEKAFPGRFLLGIGIGHPEHTEEYRKPYDVLVEYLDALDAKKVPTSRRVLAALGPRVLKLAAQRSAGAHPYLTTPQHTGEARNLLGPTVFLAPEHKVVLARDAAASREIGRQTVDFYLGLSNYLNNWKRLGFTDEDLARPGSDRFIDAVVAHGTPESIAARLNEHLEAGADHVAIQVLGGEDVLIPTLTDLAGPLGLTG